One genomic region from Cataglyphis hispanica isolate Lineage 1 chromosome 11, ULB_Chis1_1.0, whole genome shotgun sequence encodes:
- the LOC126852809 gene encoding chromodomain-helicase-DNA-binding protein Mi-2 homolog isoform X1 — MYVWYERGREREREKDTHTHTSHTTKSIRARMTSGQLCELDGVRRIVYNAGRALFGEDDMEETGGQISNVGQQVDGSSDAEESQRLEEDDDYEPEERKKKKGKKRKARSEDKKGKKKKKKKKSDSGDESDFGGGEAGDAAGEDSDYAVNRKSRKSSSRKSSSHSAPTTQSQEPTTGMPTIEEVCNTFGLTDVQIEYSDADFQNLTTYKLFQQHVRPLLAKENPKVPMSKLMMLVAAKWRDFSELNPHTQPDADVSSTNIDDDSRNARANRSGAMQEAEDEEEDDEDSDRKKKSRSSRAKKGKKASKVPTLKIKLGKRKRGSSVCDEEAEGSAAGSAADSDMEFEQMLADAEEPSGADGNKGNVDESGVEPPAEPPVRRKAKTKIGNKTKKKKKTKTTSKFPDGEEGLQTDHQDYCEVCQQGGEIILCDTCPRAYHLVCLEPELEETPEGKWSCAHCEGEGIAGAAEDDDEHMEFCRVCKDGGELLCCDSCTSAYHTHCLNPPLSEIPDGDWKCPRCSCPPLRGRVAKILTWRWKECSDTPSEEPSTSKAAPKQRKMREFFVKWADMSYWHCDWITELQLDVFHPLMYRNYYRKYDMDEPPKLEEPLDESDSRVKRLKEQDGATNRDDYNLEERFYRYGVRPEWLVVHRVINHRLQRDGRATYLVKWRELGYDQATWEDEHEDIPGLKQAIEYYLDLRAANCCDVNSSRKGKKGKGKKSKTRELIDDEERTPKRYTPPPDKPTTDLKKKYERQPEYLDQTGMQLHPYQLEGLNWLRYSWGQGIDTILADEMGLGKTIQTITFLYSLYKEGHCKGPFLVSVPLSTIINWEREFETWAPDFYCVTYVGDKDSRIVIRENELSFEEGAVRSGRASKIRSSSIKFNVLLTSYELISIDSACLGSIDWAVLVVDEAHRLKSNQSKFFRLLASYNIAYKLLLTGTPLQNNLEELFHLLNFLCRDKFNDLAAFQNEFADISKEEQVKKLHEMLGPHMLRRLKADVLKNMPSKSEFIVRVELSPMQKKYYKYILTRNFEALNPKGGGQQVSLLNIMMDLKKCCNHPYLFPAASQEAPTGPNGSYETSALIKAAGKLVLLSKMLKKLRDDGHRVLIFSQMTKMLDILEDYLEGEGYKYERIDGNITGSQRQEAIDRFNAPGAQQFVFLLSTRAGGLGINLATADTVIIYDSDWNPHNDIQAFSRAHRIGQANKVMIYRFVTRNSVEERVTQVAKRKMMLTHLVVRPGMGGKGANFSKQELDDILRFGTEELFKEEEGKEDEAIHYDDKAVAELLDRSKEGIEQKENWANEYLSSFKVASYVTKEGETEEEADTEIIKQEAENTDPAYWIKLLRHHYEQQQEDIARTLGKGKRVRKQVNYTDGGVTGDQGARDDQPWQENLSDYNSDFSAPSDDDKEDDDFDEKGDGDLLSRRSRRRLERRDEKDRPLPPLLARVNGNIEVLGFNARQRKAFLNAIMRYGMPPQDAFNSQWLVRDLRGKSEKNFKAYVSLFMRHLCEPGADNAETFADGVPREGLSRQHVLTRIGVMSLIRKKVQEFEHINGYYSMPEMIRKPVEPVKVEGVGDATTGTSSTSATPATSNAPSPSPAATPTPTSISGTSNEINKTNSDSSETKECRDESKDKEGSDMKDSKEDLKKEDDETNSEKDKEKEDAKKDEKDTETDITEKEKDKSDTKEEKTKHDDKMENSENKMKSEPEEDVVIVKDDEEEVEKKEEKDKEKDVKDCDPDMVKPKRKFMFNIADGGFTELHTLWLNEEKAAVPGREYDIWHRRHDYWLLAGIVTHGYGRWQDIQNDIRFAIINEPFKMDMGKGNFLEIKNKFLARRFKLLEQALVIEEQLRRAAYLNLTQDPNHPAMSLNARFAEVECLAESHQHLSKESLAGNKPANAVLHKVLNQLEELLSDMKSDVSRLPATLARIPPVAQRLQMSERSILSRLAATAPGGSTSQTGQAALLAQQFPAGFSGGQLPATFAGAANFGNFRPQYSVPGQPPQGFTGS; from the exons atgtatgtgtggtatgagagagggagggagagagaaagagagaaagacacacacacacacacatcacacACAACAAAGAGCATAAGAGCTAGAATGACATCGGGACAATTGTGCGAGCTGGATGGTGTGCGACGTATAGTATACAACGCGGGACGCGCGCTTTTCG gaGAGGATGACATGGAAGAGACTGGAGGGCAAATATCGAATGTTGGTCAGCAAGTAGATGGTTCATCTGATGCTGAAGAATCTCAAAGATta GAAGAAGATGACGATTATGAACCAGAAGagcgaaaaaagaagaagggaAAAAAGCGGAAAGCACGTAGCGAAGATAAgaagggaaagaaaaagaagaaaaagaaaaaatccgaTTCTGGGGat gaaAGCGATTTCGGAGGCGGTGAAGCAGGTGATGCGGCTGGCGAGGATAGCGACTATGCGGTTAACAGAAAAAGCAGAAAATCATCGTCTAGAAAATCCTCCAGTCATAGCGCACCGACCACTCAGAGCCAAGAACCGACAACAGGCATGCCCACAATCGAAGAAGTGTGCAACACATTTGGCTTAACAGATGTACAAATTGAATATTCTGATGCTGATTTCCAAAACTTGACAACATACAAGCTGTTCCAACAACATGTTAGACCACTTTTAGCAAAAGAAAATCCAAAA GTTCCAATGTCGAAACTTATGATGTTGGTGGCTGCAAAGTGGCGCGATTTCTCTGAATTAAATCCACATACACAACCAGATGCGGATGTCTCATCAACAAATATTGACGATGATAGTAGAAATGCTAGAGCGAATCGAAGTGGTGCTATGCAAGAAGCCGAGGACGAAGAAGAAGACGACGAGGATAGCGATAGGAAGAAAAAGTCTCGCAGCTCGAGAGCAAAAAAAGGCAAAAAAGCATCGAAAGTTCCGACGCTTAAGATTAAGCTTGGAAAACGTAAAAGAGGAAGCTCAGTATGT GACGAGGAAGCGGAAGGTAGTGCAGCAGGCTCTGCGGCAGATTCTGATATGGAATTTGAGCAAATGTTGGCCGATGCGGAAGAGCCTTCTGGTGCCGATGGCAACAAAGGCAACGTCGATGAGAGCGGTGTTGAACCGCCGGCCGAGCCACCGGTTCGCAGAAAGGCGAAAACTAAAATCGGCAATAAAaccaagaaaaagaaaaaaacgaaaacTACTTCCAAATTTCCGGATGGAGAGGAAGGTCTCCAG ACTGACCATCAGGATTACTGTGAAGTATGTCAACAAGGGGgagaaattatattgtgcGACACATGTCCCAGAGCGTATCATTTAGTATGCCTAGAGCCTGAATTGGAAGAAACACCTGAAGGGAAATGGAGTTGTGCTCATTGCGAAGGAGAAGGTATTGCAG gtGCAGCAGAAGATGATGATGAACATATGGAGTTCTGTAGAGTATGCAAAGATGGTGGAGAATTATTGTGTTGCGACAGTTGTACAAGTGCATATCACACACATTGCCTGAATCCTCCTTTATCAGAGATTCCTGATGGTGATTGGAAATGCCCTAGATGTTCTTGCCCACCACTAAGAGGGAGAG tggcaaaaatattaacttggAGATGGAAAGAATGCTCGGACACGCCATCGGAGGAACCTTCTACAAGCAAAGCTGCGCCTAAGCAAAGAAAAATGCGCGAATTCTTCGTCAAATGGGCGGATATGTCCTACTGGCACTGCGACTGGATAACAGAATTGCAGCTTGATGTTTTTCATCCACTTATGTATAG aaattattatcgtaaatACGACATGGACGAACCGCCAAAGTTGGAGGAACCATTGGATGAGAGCGATTCACGCGTGAAGCGTTTGAAAGAACAGGATGGGGCTACCAACAGGGACGATTACAATTTGGAGGAACGTTTTTATCGTTATGGTGTACGTCCAGAATGGCTGGTGGTTCACAGAGTGATTAATCATCGATTACAAAGAGATGGCAGGGCGACGTATCTCGTGAAGTGGAGAGAACTCGGTTATGATCAGGCGACGTGGGAAGATGAACACGAGGACATCCCTGGCTTGAAACAGGCGATAGAATATTATCTAGACTTGAGAGCTGCAAACTGTTGCGATGTTAATTCATCACGTAAAGGAAAAAAGG GTAAAGGAAAGAAATCGAAAACGCGCGAGCTAATTGATGACGAGGAAAGGACTCCAAAACGATACACACCACCACCAGATAAGCCTACAACTGATCTCAAGAAGAAATATGAGAGACAGCCAGAATATTTGGATCAAACTGGAATGCAATTGCATCCCTATCAATTAGAG GGCTTAAACTGGTTGAGATATTCATGGGGCCAGGGCATAGATACAATCTTGGCCGACGAAATGGGTCTGGGAAAAACTATTCAGACTATAACATTCTTGTATTCCTTATATAAGGAAGGCCACTGTAAAGGGCCCTTTCTGGTCTCTGTTCCCTTGTCGACTATCATTAATTGGGAACGTGAATTTGAGACTTGGGCACCTGACTTTTATTGTGTCACTTATGTTG gaGACAAAGATAGTCGTATCGTGATTCGGGAAAATGAATTGTCATTTGAAGAAGGCGCTGTGCGTAGCGGACGCGCTTCCAAAATCCGGTCATCATCAATCAAGTTTAATGTTTTACTTACTAGCTATGAACTTATTTCTATAGATTCGGCATGTTTAGGCTCAATTGATTGGGCAGTTTTAGTCGTGGACGAAGCTCACAGATTGAAATCTAATCAATCCAAGTTCTTCAGATTACTAGCttcttataatattgcatataaactTTTACTAACCGGTACACCACTGCAGAATAATTTGGAGGAATTGTTCCACTTGTTAAATTTCTTATGCCGCGACAAATTCAATGATCTAGCGGCGTTCCAAAACGAATTTGCTGATATATCGAAAGAAGAACAAGTCAAAAAGCTACATGAGATGCTTGGTCCACATATGTTAAGGAGATTAAAAGCTGATGTACTGAAG AATATGCCTAGCAAATCTGAGTTTATTGTACGTGTCGAATTATCACCAATGCAAAAGAAAtactacaaatacatattaacaAGAAACTTTGAAGCTCTGAATCCAAAAGGAGGTGGTCAACAAGTATCATTACTAAATATAATGATGGATCTCAAGAAATGCTGTAATCATCCGTACTTGTTCCCCGCCGCATCGCAAGAAGCACCGACTGGACCGAATGGAAGTTATGAAACATCTGCATTGATTAAAGCGGCTGGCAAATTGGTTTTATTGAGCAAAATGCTCAAGAAATTGCGAGATGATGGACATCGAgttcttatattttctcaaatgaCCAAGATGTTAGATATTCTTGAGGATTATTTGGAAGGTGAAGGATACAAATACGAAAGAATAGATGGTAATATAACGGGTTCGCAACGTCAAGAGGCTATCGATAGATTTAACGCTCCTG GTGCGCAGCAATTTGTCTTCTTGCTATCCACGCGTGCTGGTGGTTTAGGTATCAATTTAGCGACAGCTGATACTGtgattatttatgattctGATTGGAATCCGCACAATGACATCCAAGCATTTAGTAGAGCTCACAGGATAGGCCAAGCCAACAAAGTTATGATCTATAGATTCGTCACACGTAACTCTGTGGAAGAAAGGGTAACACAAGTAGCCAAGCGCAAAATGATGCTCACTCATTTAGTCGTACGACCGGGCATGGGCGGCAAAGGCGCCAACTTTAGTAAACAGGAACTTGACGATATCTTACGTTTTG GTACGGAAGAATTGttcaaagaagaagaaggcaAGGAGGACGAAGCTATACATTACGATGACAAAGCTGTTGCTGAATTGTTAGATAGAAGCAAGGAAGGCATTGAACAGAAAGAGAATTGGGCCAATGAGTACTTAAGTTCTTTCAAAGTTGCCTCATATGTGACGAAGGAAGGTGAGACAGAGGAAGAAGCGGATACtgagataataaaacaagaagCGGAGAATACAGATCCAGCATATTGGATTAAACTGCTTAGACATCATTACGAACAACAACAGGAGGATATCGCTAGAACACTTGGAAAAG GCAAACGAGTACGAAAACAAGTTAATTATACCGACGGTGGTGTAACTGGTGATCAAGGCGCCAGAGATGACCAACCATGGCAAGAAAATCTATCAGATTATAATAGTGACTTTAGTGCGCCCAGCGACGACGATAAAGAGGATGACGATTTTGATGAGAAAGGAGACGGAGATTTATTGTCTCGTAGAAGTAGACGAAGATTGGAGAGACGCGACGAAAAGGACAGACCTTTACCACCTCTACTTGCCAGAGTAAATGGAAATATCGAA gTATTAGGTTTTAACGCTAGACAACGGAAAGCATTCCTCAATGCAATTATGCGCTATGGAATGCCACCACAGGATGCTTTCAATTCTCAATG GTTGGTACGCGACTTGCGTGGTAAATCTGAGAAGAATTTCAAAGCCTATGTTTCGCTTTTTATGCGACATCTTTGCGAACCAGGTGCCGATAATGCGGAAACATTTGCTGACGGTGTTCCGAGAGAGGGTCTTAGTCGACAGCATGTACTAACAAGAATCGGCGTGATGTCCTTGATTAGAAAGAAG GTTCAAGAATTTGAACACATCAACGGCTATTATTCGATGCCGGAAATGATACGCAAACCAGTGGAACCTGTAAAAGTGGAAGGAGTCGGAGATGCAACGACTGGTACTAGTAGTACCAGTGCTACACCGGCTACCTCAAATGCCCCTAGTCCTAGCCCTGCTGCTACGCCTACCCCTACTTCAATCTCTGGTACGAGCAACGAAATTAACAAAACAAATTCCGATTCTTCGGAAACTAAAGAATGTCGAGATGAATCCAAGGATAAAGAG GGTAGCGATATGAAAGATTCGAAGGAAGACCTGAAGAAAGAAGATGATGAAACGAACTCCGAGAAAGATAAGGAAAAGGAAGATGCTAAAAAGGATGAAAAGGATACTGAAACGGATATCACAGAAAAGGAGAAGGATAAGTCTGAcacgaaagaggaaaagacAAAGCACGATGATAAGATGGAGAacagtgaaaataaaatgaaatcggAACCGGAAGAAGATGTCGTTATTGTCAAGGACGACGAGGAGGAAGTTGAGAAGAAAGAG gagaaagataaagaaaaagatgtaaaGGACTGTGATCCAGATATGGTAAAGCCTAAGCGTAagtttatgtttaatatagcTGACGGTGGATTTACGGAATTACATACACTTTGGTTAAATGAAGAGAAAGCCGCTGTGCCGGGCCGCGAATATGATATCTGGCATCGCCGACACGATTATTGGCTTCTAGCTGGTATCGTCACTCATGGTTACGGGCGCTGGCAAGATATACAAAACGATATTcg ATTTGCAATTATCAATGAGCCATTTAAGATGGACATGGGAAAAGGCAActttttggaaataaaaaataaatttttagcaaGGCGTTTTAAACTATTAGAACAAGCGTTAGTAATAGAAGAGCAGTTGAGGCGAGCCGCTTATCTGAATCTTACGCAAGATCCTAATCATCCTGCCATGAGTCTTAATGCGCGTTTTGCTGAAGTCGAATGTCTTGCCGAATCCCATCAACATCTTAGCAAAGAGAGCCTTGCTGGTAATAAACCGGCAAATGCTGTGCTGCATAAG GTGTTAAATCAGTTAGAAGAATTGCTTTCCGACATGAAATCGGATGTTAGCCGTTTGCCGGCGACATTGGCTCGCATTCCACCAGTTGCTCAGAGACTCCAGATGTCTGAGAGATCTATATTGAGTCGATTAGCGGCAACGGCACCTGGCGGTAGCACTTCTCAGACGGGCCAAGCCGCATTGCTGGCGCAACAATTCCCGGCCGGTTTCTCCGGAGGACAGTTGCCGGCCACTTTTGCGGGTGCAGCTAATTTCGGAAACTTCCGACCACAATACTCAGTACCCGGGCAACCACCGCAAGGATTTACAGgttcgtaa